Proteins encoded within one genomic window of Triticum aestivum cultivar Chinese Spring chromosome 2D, IWGSC CS RefSeq v2.1, whole genome shotgun sequence:
- the LOC123054718 gene encoding uncharacterized protein: MFSSTSLSRINNIRAALTNPQKGTQLVAMFFAHMRSLADELAAAGRPLEDDELISYILNGLDMDYQPLVSALDARTIPVTLDELFAQMSNFDQRVALFQGAGTGGGFKSSANIATRGRGGGGSVTVDLLATRARAMVGATAAARKATRAAAADPPPPTIGVGAPAPPTAINHARTLLGAKSVASWDTQQKIAGTNLRMIMMHRPKMKRWPGRLKPHMVLTRTGTSTAEPQTTSPASWKK, encoded by the coding sequence ATGTTCTCGTCAACCTCGCTGTCCCGCATCAACAACATCCGCGCTGCCCTCACGAACCCGCAGAAGGGAACACAATTGGTGGCCATGTTCTTTGCGCACATGCGCTCCCTCGCCGACGAGCTTGCAGCGGCAGGGCGGCCACTTGAGGATGACGAGCTGATCTCCTACATCCTCAACGGCCTCGACATGGACTACCAACCGTTGGTCTCTGCCCTTGACGCCCGCACCATCCCGGTCACTCTTGATGAATTGTTTGCTCAGATGAGTAACTTTGATCAAAGGGTGGCTTTGTTCCAAGGGGCAGGGACCGGCGGCGGCTTCAAGTCTTCGGCGAACATCGCCACACGCggccgcggcggtggcggctcAGTTACCGTGGACCTCCTCGCAACAAGGGCAAGGGCCATGGTGGGGGCAACAGCAGCGGCCAGAAAGGCAACCCGCGCGGCGGCGGCCGACCCTCCTCCACCAACAATAGGGGTCGGCGCACCAGCTCCTCCAACAGCAATAAATCACGCCCGGACGCTGTTAGGTGCCAAATCTGTGGCAAGCTGGGACACTCAGCAAAAGATTGCTGGTACCAATTTGAGGATGATTATGATGCATCGTCCCAAGATGAAAAGGTGGCCGGGGCGGCTGAAGCCTCATATGGTGTTGACACGAACTGGTACGTCGACAGCGGAGCCACAAACCACATCACCGGCAAGCTGGAAAAAGTGA